The genomic DNA CCACTATTAAAATATTAAGCTGCTGTCTACAGCAAAGTTCAaaccattaaaataattgttttaaatatttaatgacaacaatacaagaaacaaacatgATAAACTGACAGCGCTGTAGAGAATGATTGAAGCTGCACGCCATCAGGAAACGGTCAAGTTGCAGGTCTGTTGTGAGCTTTGTTTTCACGTCTGTTTCACAACcgtttattctttttttttacaaagctatcgtgtgtgtgttgctccagTATTTTAAAGTCCAAAAGCCTAACTCATGTCATCCTCCCATAGTCTCTTTTTTGCGAGGTTCAGCTTGACTCACACCAAACCGGATTGTGAAAACTGGACATAACAACAGGACCAGAGTGTGTCTCATTTATCTGGTTAGTACCAGTACGACCTCTGTGGCTTCCTGTTCTCCACGATGCCCATTTTCTCCATGACCTCCTCCTCCAGGGTCTTCAGAGTAGGTACGTAGGTCTTTTCTAGAGTGTCTTCTGGGCTGGTATCTTTGGGACCATCTGTGaagggaaaaataaaagttagccatatgcaaaaataaacagtagttggaaggaaaaaaagtttctgCTCCTCATGTTCTAGCTGAGTTTCTTCCACTGCAAAACAATCAAACTGCGTCACTCAGAAATCTATTTTTAGAAATTCAAGTCTACAAAGAATGGAAAAATGGACAACAGTGTTATGAAATGACTGCGAGCTACACATGCTATAAACTGAACCGACTGAGAAGAGGTCCCCTCCAACTAAAACACACGCAAATGACCTCACCTTTCCACTGCTGTGGCACGATGCCATCTCGTCGCTCCAAAACAGGCTTTGGGACGATTCGTCCCGTCCTGAGAGACACTCTGACTTTCTCGCCCTCCTCAGTGAATCTCCACTCCACGTCAGTGGGCTTCCTGGAGGATCAAGATCAGTGTATAATAGCCAGTCTTTTTTTGAAACCAGTGATCATTTATCTAAATAACACTTCACTATTTTTAACATTCAGAAAGCAGTTTGAAGCTTTATTATAGGGCATTTATCTTAATGTTAGAGTAAAGGAAAAATAAGCATCAACTTAAGCACAGAATCACTGCATATGCAAAGTTCTGTCATGCAAAACCCTcaaatgtgtgtaaactgaatgttttatttgttaactTGGTCAAAAAGGTTTAAAGAGTTCAGAAAGAGACTCTTTCAGgcaacatttataataatttcaGTACAAGTTAATGAGCTCAGGCATTTCGTGTGCTTGTCTCTGGAGGCACAATCTGAATCCTGCATTAGTGAGGCTTACTGTACCTGTCCGTGGGGTCAATGAGGGAAATATCGCGGAGCAGGAGGGGAGCTTCACTGGCTATGTAGGTCCCACGGTAATCATGTGTTTTTCCAATATACCTGTGATgctgagacagaaaacaataaatcacaGTTCTCCATCCTGAAAGGCAAAAATATGTCAGAACAGCTGGTGGCCAAATGGCTTTTTGTGGAGCGCTTAGTCAGCAGTTACACCTTGATGTCTGCTATGTTCACTGTACACCATCTGGCTCCATCTGGTGGAGCTCAACAAGTACAGAGTGTAGGAGACGGATACAACAGTAACGCTCAAGAAAAGTCTTTAACTTCACTTCACACTTCATCTCTGTGCgtcatgtttatttaaatggaCAACAACAGACGACTTTTTATCCTCTTTACAACACCGATTACACTGTAATACACTAACTATTGTTCTCTATTAAGCATCTAGCTTGCTGGCAGCCACGTCTTAAACCAACAGAAAATTGTTTCCTCTGGCAAAAACATGATTTCCTTACTGTGTTCAGTCCCTCCAACATAACCCAGTTTCTGTGTCTGAAGACTTGGATCACTTTTCCCtgctttcctttgtccttcccCGCCAGGATCTCGACCTGAAAACAAATCACAGACAGACACTCAACTTTATGTTGTATAAATGgagaaaatactgtatattaattattatgataTTAGTATAGTTTACCCAGAATGACTGTAGTTACAATATGACTGACTTCATCTTCAATGACAGAGGTGGAAAGCTCTTAAATCGTATTCTTTTGTAAAGATTGTAATTTTCCAATAAGACGATATAAACTGAGAGACAATATACATTTGTTAACCATCATATTTCGCCATACTATTTCATACTGAGGTAATTATCCTTTAAATATCGCCACTTACATAAGACCACAATGAACAATGGGGCAAATCAATGATCAGGACTGCTTTATGGCTATATTGGATTTTTGCATCAGTGTGATTTAGTACCTTAATGTgtcagttattaaaataaaaagtggcAGACTTTGCCTATTTTATCCATAGACATTTCTAATTTGATTTTACGTAGAAATTTACTCTGCATGATGGATATCCATGAATGATGTATACATATGGCCCACTCCTGCATGACAATGTATGAAATATTCCATCAgaaatgctgcatttaaaatTGAACAGGTATTGAAAATGAACTTCTTGTGCTTATTTATCTAAAGTggttgtggctcaggaggtagagcgggccATCCACTAATTGAAAGATCGGTGGTTCGATTCTTGGCTCCtctagtccacatgttgaagtgtccttaggcaagatactgaaccacaaattgctcctgaaggcTGCGTcagcaccctgcgtggtagcctgccgccatcagtgtgtgaatgggtgaatgtggcttgtagcTTAAAAGCACTTCAAGTGGTTGGAAGATTGGAaaggcactatataagtacagtccatttaccattttaagCAGAAGTGCCCAATGtggtgaggtgtgtgtgtgtgtgtgtgtgtgtgtgtgtgtgtgtgtgtgtgtgtgtgtgtgtgtgtgtgtgtgtgtgtgtgtggccgaAATCCACATTTTGTCCTAAaccacatttaaaagtttatcttaaGCTTATTTGagacttcagcagtctgaattaGCCGTATCAAGTGTATATCTGCcacaattaatgtttttttagcatcaaattccctctgaggttgaagtatagtaacaaaaagagggactttggtactaaaaagaatgtaacgttgaaagatattaacctgatttgactaatttgaacaactgaagcttcatatttgcTTGAGATgagcttttaaataaatgtttaggACAGAAGGAGGCTTGTGCATTATGATGGGATCTTCTTACAGTCAGCATTATCAAGAGGAGTAATTACAGGCATAAacacctgtttcagtgttcatttgggctcctgactgttgatttaaggaagacttaaaaaaacctgtcctttaagtgcTGGTGTCTATCACAAACTTACACTGAAATGCAGTGCTTGAGAAACTCTACTCTTGACTGTAGCTGTTGTGTGTGATGTTTTGACCTCCTCAGGATTACTCACAGTGTCTCCTTTGAACACGGACCAGTCCTCTGAAGCTATCGGCTCCACAaacaccttcctcctcctcttccctggAGGATTTTGCCTCTTAGCGGCCACTGTCCACGGTCTGTTGGTGCTGTAGCGGTAATCTCTGGGTACAATAACCCGGGCTGCCATCGACAGGAGAGCCGTGAGCCTCATCGTGCTGCAGGGACAAAATGAGTCCAGCTAGTTAGCTCAAAAGCTGCACACAGTCTCCCACTATtctcattcatacacatacacattcacattatATATATCTAATGGCACTCCTACGTATCTTTGCACCCTTTTATAAAATAGATAATTACACTTAAACTGACTCAGACAAGCAGAAACTAATAATAACTTATAATACACCCATGCATCTTACCCTCTGTTTAAGTCAATGTCACATGTAGCCGCAGtcacaccatagactgtatataaaagagtcacatcaacagcagcagctcccaGCAGCAGCGCCACCTACCGGACAGGAGGGCTGGGATCCGCCTCGACGCATGCGCAGTGGCCAATCGATGCATCTTTACAGTCGGTGGACAAACAGGAATGAGAGATTGATTAGCCGTGCAGCAGCAGGATGCAGTGCAGGCCGCTGACCGCCAAATGACCTACACTGTACTCCAGCTGTGTTCTTCAGTGTGTTTCACTAACAGTTTCTAAGAGGTCTACATATCACTGACCACTGATTCAAAATGCATTAATAGAATAGCCTAAGTATGTTTGGAAATGAAATGCACAGAGCAGAGTATTCTAAAGCTGCTTTGTGCAAAACTCTTGAGCCAAACTGACTTGTTTTAATCTGATCCTCTAAACCTGGGGTGTCGAACTCCTTTtaattcaagggccacatacaacccaatttgatctcaagtgggctggaccagtaaaaccattgcataataacctacaaataatatataatgtatattataactttactataataaactatctatataactatataataaacTAATTACTATTTACTTAAGAAGAGTGGGTGCAATTTCAACcatattgtctgtttttttgtcatgtttttgcacagaagctgctgattgataaCATTTTGCACATGAGTGATTTAAATAAATGGTCACgatataaattaatatatatattttaataatttatgtattgttttttcagaggatTGTATTCATAGTCaaggtggaggaaaaaaaacgtctgaagcagcagaaaaattggaattacttttcttcaattttcatactttgcaaagtgaTCCAGTGGGCTGGATTGGACTCCTTGGCGGGCAAGTTTTGGCCCAcaggccatatgtttgacactcCTGCtctaaacacacactgctgccttTACACACAAAGTGCTAAACACCAACCCTGTAAGTCAAGTTTTAGTGTTCATTATACATATCAAGTGTGtttagattcagattcagatgactttatttatcccagagGGCACTTCAGTTTTTTCAATCTACCAGACCTTATACTAAattatttctaattattttattagcaaagaaaatgacttaaatgtaaTCTATTTCCTTTTGATTTCTGCCAAAATGTTGCAAAGTAGTGTCTTTTACGGCAGTAAAATGTGGTTTATGTACTCCAGCATTACAGCACTACTGTAGCTTACTGTATTTTAGTTGATTAAACTTACCAGTGATTGAAATATCTCAGGTGTGTTGtcttgaataaaaacaaactttgtggACGATGCAGAGCAGAGAAAGTAAACTGGTGCAGTGACGTAAAATCACTGATATAagatttaaagtaaagtaagtaagtactaaaatattgtatattcaatcaataaaattaaagtTTTGAAAACTCATTAATACTACATATTAATTATACTACATAATTTCAAACACTGAATACTACATAAGGTACATTTTGAGAAGTTATTGTTTGAGCTCAACATTGAATACTgacaattttcttttaaaatgcaacatgtAATAATTACTGAAAGTCAGACTTTACACTAAAATATTGTATATTcaataaaatgaaagtaaagATATATATTCTCTATTTCCCACTTCAATAATATTGATGTCAACTGAACAAAAAGCAATAACTAATCTTTTATACAGTTATAATTTTAAGGCAAAATTTGGGTCAGATTATTTGTGCCATTTTGTCACAATTTAAAGCAGTTTGTTAAAGATGTTGaatgtttataaatgtaaaaaaaaaaaacaaagattattattactactCATTTTCCCATTTTAAAGGGAAAACTTTACTTACATCATACTATAGGTATactaatgtttaatatttaccCTCAAGAATTTATATTTCTcgttttaaaatgatgtaaaacagcCATTCTTGTTAaagttatattaaaataaaatgtaaatatatttttattgacaAAGGCCAAACCTTGAGTCACTCTGTAGTATCTGTATTTACTAAACTCAACATGTCAGTTCATCTGTAACACTGTGACTGTTTGACTGTTGAAACAGGCCCTTATTTCAGGTTGGGAGCACCCATGGAGGCAGATACTGAACAGAGAAAGTGGTTATTACAAGATATGCTTTAATGCTACTGTGAGCAGGCTAGAAGATATTTATAGCAGCATCCATACACACCAGACGAGACAAGAGGCTAGCCTTTCTGAAAACCTGCAATCGAACACATGAGCACGCCAAAGTGGTCATTAATCTGGTGGATAAGATGTAGAAATCAAACATTTCAGCACTAAATAAGGGAGTTCAACTGCAGCAAAACAGGTTGTctaaatgaaagtgaaatactttttttatttttattaattaaggGAACAAAATGTCGGTCAACTATTTGATTCAAACAGCAGCGTTCATATGTTGTGTGAAGAGGGAGAAATGAGCACAGATTTAAAACAGCGTCCTCACCCAAACAATGTAACTCAAAGAACTCATACTCAACCAAACCCCATGACAAAATCAAAGCTGTCAGGACATCTTACGTAACGCTGAAAAACTAGTTCAGCTATCACAGCTCAAAGCCCCAAACTGTGCCATGAGGCTCTCTCGGGAGCAAATTATTTGTGACAAgtgcacactaacacacacacagagaaaggtGCCATCGCtagtttcattcatttataatgGAGTGAAAAATGAGATCTGAAAACAATTCATTTATGTTTGGTTGGTTTGAAAAGTAGCAGCGGACTTTCCTCTGTTTGAAACTTTAATTGTGTGCCGCCAATGATGCTACAGTTTAGATTACAAAGACTCAGATgatctaaaaaataaaagagaagagaaacactaACTGCGGACAGCCTTGTTGGCTAAACAGAGAACAATTACTAAGATTTAATTGCTTTCAAGAAGGGAATCTGCCATAAACAAGCACAGCttattgaaaacaaacatgacaagaataggttttttttgtaatcaaCATGTTTATTAAATGGACTGGCAACTACAATAGTAAACTAAGCAGCAGATTAAGATGAATGGCAGCTTCCGAAAGTAACAGAGAAAGCTAAACCAAGAAATTACACTTCAATACCAAATTATTCCTGTGCAATGAACTTCAGATCTGAGTGGGGCGCTGTGACCATTTAATCTTTCGGAAATCGGTGGAGCGGTGAAGGGTGGGTGTTAAAAGTCGTGTGTAAACCATCTTTATCACTTTTTAACAGCTGAGTTTTCCCTTAAGTTTGTAGTTTGGTTAAAATGTGGATTCATGTTGCCAAATACAAGAAAGAACAATAAAGCGAATAACATCAACATGATGAGCAGGCCAagcatttaacaaaaaaaagaagacttgaACCATGGGATGAGTTTGCACCAAAAAACTACCAATAATGGAAAATAACATCATCACATATTGAACATGTTGTCTAaacaaattgaataaaacacTTCTTTAAAACATCACAACTGTGCTTCACAGCCGAAATAATAAGACCACTGAAGTAAAACACACTCGTATTCCAGTTAAGAGGGtcggaaacaaaacaaaaaaaagaagtcagaaaTCAAAGTGTTACAAATGGTGCGCTCAGTAGATTCTTCTCATTTcgttttctttcaaaatgtagGCATTAACAATGTCAGCGATACATGtgagcaaaaaagagaaaaacatatttggtACAAACAATTACTGAACGCAATGCAATCAAATGTTCTTCACAAGTACGTCACCAGCATCAAGCAACGGCAGAATTAATGAGCTAAATATGAAATTATAACAGAAATTTGAGAGTTGATGGATTTGAAAGTTTGCCGATAatttttccagaaaaaaaaaaagaagtgatgaataacctctcctttcctcccccacACACGCTAATGCCTCAGCTCCACCTCGACTTAAAAACGAGGCCGAGCTCGAACACACAACATTCAGGAATGTCTTTCTGCTTTCAATAATGCATGTCGTAGTCTTAATGAGAGATTTTCTGGAACATACAGAGAGGGGTTTACCAACTAAAGTATCTTTTTCAATCCTAAAATAGTTCCTCTCAAAACGGGGTTTATTCAAAAGCCAAAGTAGGCCACATTTTGGAATCCGGTGAAATTAATCACGTCATTTTTGTCACCTGCATTGAAgcacatgcgcgcacacacacacgcgcgcgcgcacgcacacacacacactacaccgAAGCAACAAAACCTGTGTTGCGTTAAAATGTCATACAGTGAACTAGACAATGATTAACGGGGCAGGAAAAACTCTGAAAGTGCAACTCATCATGTATCCGATGACTGAATATATGATTTAAGATGAGGCTGAGAAGCTAGGCGAAACTAATCAaagtaaaatgtttcatataCTGTAAGAATTAAAGCTGAGAGCATgagtgaaaatgtctttttttcctgtacaatatctacttttttaaaaccatCAAATGGGAGTATTtgtcaaatattattattttttaaatgttttccttttatttatcatatattcagtgtttattccctctaaactgaaaaaaaaatgttttgacacCTAGCATTCAGTCTTTGTAATTATGTAATTGCacttagaaataaaaaatatatacacaccaAAATCCATTTATAAACGAGCCTCAAAGTGCTCAGTTCAATTGTTTGAAATCAGATtagcaaacttttttttctttctgggaTATATGATATCCCAAAATGGCAAATAAGGATTTGTTTGTCTCTCAATACAAACACTtaggtttttcttttaaaattctCCTATTAATTAAACAGCTGAAATCTGGCATCCTGCATGTAATCGTGTTGACGCTTCAATTCCACAGAAGCATCGAAAGGTTCTTGGTTTTCTTCTGAGTTGACGTTAAGCGCTGTCTGTCACCGGCTGTAAGAAAAGGAGAGCGATAAGAGGAATTATTACAACGAGCAACGGCTcaattagggtttttttttgtattgtccTTAAATATCTATATATTCCACATTACTGCAGAGTTTTACAAACCTTAATCAAACCATATTAAGGCAGCCACTGTTTTCAGAGGTAAGAAAATTTAATAGCAACAGTTTAGAAACAAGCTTCAGATAAGCTGCAGCGTTTTTCAGGAGTTTCAATGTTGGTGCATTCAATTGCATGTGGGAAATTCAAACCTCTAAGGGTGGAACAAGAAAATGTCaatattgaattatttttatgaCAGCATCTGTGTTTGTAGGGAACCAACTTCACCTCTGAATTTGATTTCTCAGCAACTAG from Scomber scombrus chromosome 16, fScoSco1.1, whole genome shotgun sequence includes the following:
- the mrpl24 gene encoding large ribosomal subunit protein uL24m; translation: MRLTALLSMAARVIVPRDYRYSTNRPWTVAAKRQNPPGKRRRKVFVEPIASEDWSVFKGDTVEILAGKDKGKQGKVIQVFRHRNWVMLEGLNTHHRYIGKTHDYRGTYIASEAPLLLRDISLIDPTDRKPTDVEWRFTEEGEKVRVSLRTGRIVPKPVLERRDGIVPQQWKDGPKDTSPEDTLEKTYVPTLKTLEEEVMEKMGIVENRKPQRSYWY